A window from Azoarcus sp. DD4 encodes these proteins:
- a CDS encoding acyl-CoA dehydrogenase family protein produces the protein MDRSILDLPFYGPEHRQLSDAIFEWASTAMPHVDHHDTDNACRQLVAALGKAGFLRYAVPAAYGGALAELDSRSLCIARETLAYHDGLADFAFAMQGLGTGAITLSGSEEIKRHVLPKVAAGEWISAFALTEPLAGSDVGAMSCEARLEGDHYVINGEKTWISNGGIADVYCLFARTGEAPGTRGISAFVVYPDMPGFEVAERLDTIAPHPLARLRFTDMKVPVANRLGAPGEGFKVAMRTLDIFRASVAAAALGFARRALDEALSHARQRPMFGHTLADFQLTQAKLGDMATDIEAAALLTARAAWRRDVQKLPTTREAAMAKMTATENAQRVIDAAVQIHGGQGVRVGVKVESLYREIRALRIYEGATEVQKLIVARELLK, from the coding sequence ATGGACCGCTCCATCCTCGACCTGCCGTTCTACGGCCCCGAACACCGCCAGCTGTCGGACGCGATCTTCGAATGGGCATCGACCGCGATGCCCCACGTCGATCACCACGACACCGACAACGCCTGCCGCCAGCTCGTCGCCGCGCTCGGCAAGGCCGGTTTCCTGCGCTACGCGGTGCCGGCCGCCTACGGTGGCGCGCTCGCCGAACTCGATTCGCGCTCGCTCTGCATTGCCCGCGAAACGCTCGCCTACCACGACGGCCTCGCCGACTTCGCCTTCGCCATGCAGGGCCTGGGCACCGGCGCCATCACCTTGTCGGGCAGCGAAGAGATCAAGCGCCACGTGCTGCCCAAGGTGGCCGCCGGCGAATGGATTTCCGCCTTCGCGCTGACCGAACCGCTGGCCGGCTCCGACGTCGGCGCGATGAGCTGCGAAGCGCGCCTTGAAGGCGACCACTACGTCATCAACGGCGAGAAGACCTGGATCTCCAACGGCGGCATCGCCGATGTGTACTGCCTCTTCGCCCGTACCGGCGAGGCGCCGGGCACGCGCGGCATCTCCGCCTTCGTGGTCTATCCCGACATGCCCGGCTTCGAAGTCGCGGAGCGCCTGGACACGATCGCGCCGCATCCGCTCGCCCGCCTGCGCTTCACCGACATGAAGGTGCCGGTGGCCAACCGACTCGGCGCGCCGGGGGAGGGTTTCAAGGTGGCGATGCGCACGCTCGACATCTTCCGCGCCTCGGTCGCCGCCGCCGCGCTCGGTTTTGCCCGCCGCGCGCTCGACGAAGCCCTGAGCCACGCCCGCCAGCGGCCGATGTTCGGCCACACCCTGGCCGACTTCCAGCTGACGCAGGCCAAGCTCGGCGACATGGCCACCGACATCGAGGCCGCCGCGCTGCTTACCGCGCGTGCTGCCTGGCGGCGCGACGTGCAGAAGCTGCCGACCACCCGCGAAGCCGCGATGGCCAAGATGACCGCGACCGAAAACGCCCAGCGCGTCATCGACGCCGCCGTGCAGATCCACGGCGGGCAGGGCGTGCGTGTCGGCGTCAAGGTCGAATCGCTGTACCGCGAAATCCGCGCATTGCGCATCTACGAAGGCGCGACAGAAGTGCAGAAGCTGATCGTCGCCCGCGAGCTGTTGAAGTAA
- a CDS encoding enoyl-CoA hydratase family protein has translation MAELSMNDHKRPFKDYQARHFKWSCSEDGRVATITLNRPEKKNPLTFDSYAELRDLFNNLKYASDVRTVVIRGEGGNFCSGGDVFEIIEPLTKMSMPELLEFTRMTGDLVKTMRRAPQPVIAAIDGFCAGAGAMVALAADFRLGTPETKTAYLFTRVGLAGADMGACGLLPRMIGQGRATELLMTGRVMSAEEGRDWGFFSALHASAELFAEADKLARNLADGPWFAHTMTKTMLNQEWAMGIEEMVESEAQAQAICMMTGDFRRAFEAFAAKQKPKFEGN, from the coding sequence ATGGCAGAACTTTCGATGAACGATCACAAGCGTCCGTTCAAGGACTACCAGGCCCGCCACTTCAAGTGGTCCTGCTCCGAAGACGGCCGCGTCGCCACCATCACGCTCAACCGCCCGGAGAAGAAGAACCCGCTCACCTTCGACTCCTACGCCGAACTGCGCGACCTCTTCAACAACCTCAAGTACGCCAGCGACGTGCGTACCGTGGTCATCCGCGGCGAAGGCGGCAACTTCTGCTCCGGCGGCGACGTGTTCGAAATCATCGAACCGCTCACCAAGATGAGCATGCCGGAACTCCTCGAATTCACCCGCATGACCGGCGATCTGGTCAAGACCATGCGGCGCGCCCCGCAACCCGTCATCGCCGCCATCGACGGCTTCTGCGCCGGCGCCGGCGCCATGGTCGCGCTCGCCGCCGACTTCCGCCTCGGCACGCCCGAAACCAAGACCGCCTACCTCTTCACCCGCGTCGGCCTCGCCGGCGCCGACATGGGCGCCTGCGGCCTCTTGCCGCGCATGATCGGGCAGGGCCGTGCCACCGAGCTGCTGATGACCGGCCGCGTGATGAGCGCCGAAGAAGGCCGCGACTGGGGCTTCTTCAGCGCGCTCCACGCCAGCGCCGAGCTCTTTGCCGAAGCCGACAAGCTCGCCCGCAACCTCGCCGACGGCCCCTGGTTCGCCCACACCATGACCAAGACCATGCTCAACCAGGAATGGGCCATGGGCATCGAGGAAATGGTCGAATCCGAAGCCCAGGCCCAGGCCATCTGCATGATGACCGGCGACTTCCGCCGCGCCTTCGAAGCCTTCGCCGCCAAGCAGAAGCCCAAGTTCGAAGGAAACTGA
- a CDS encoding SDR family NAD(P)-dependent oxidoreductase — MNAPTDNSRETHSPLAGRHAVVTGAGSGIGEAIAVELARLGATLTLVGRRAEPLNATRDKLAGQGHGIAVADITDHAAIAAALAEAAAARGAIAILINNAGAAKSAPLAKTEPALWNEMLTVNLTGTYNCTHAVLPGMQAARWGRIVNIASTAGLVGYAYVSAYCAAKHGVIGLTRALALEVAKQGITVNAVCPGYTDTPLLGGAVDNIVAKTGRSSDDAKTTLAASNPQGRLVQPEDVARTVGWLCLPGSDAIHGQSIPVAGGEVMAG; from the coding sequence ATGAACGCACCCACCGACAACAGCAGAGAGACCCATTCGCCGCTCGCCGGCCGCCACGCCGTGGTGACTGGCGCTGGCAGCGGTATCGGCGAGGCGATCGCGGTCGAACTCGCCCGCCTCGGCGCCACGCTGACGCTGGTCGGCCGCCGCGCCGAACCGCTGAATGCCACCCGCGACAAGCTGGCGGGGCAGGGCCACGGCATCGCGGTGGCCGACATCACCGACCACGCCGCCATCGCCGCCGCGCTGGCCGAAGCCGCCGCCGCGCGCGGTGCCATCGCCATCCTCATCAACAACGCCGGCGCCGCCAAGAGCGCGCCGCTCGCCAAGACCGAGCCGGCGCTGTGGAACGAGATGCTGACGGTGAACCTCACCGGCACCTACAACTGCACCCACGCCGTGCTGCCGGGCATGCAGGCCGCGCGCTGGGGCCGCATCGTCAACATCGCCAGCACCGCCGGCCTGGTCGGCTACGCCTACGTCTCCGCCTACTGCGCCGCCAAGCACGGCGTCATCGGCCTGACCCGCGCGCTGGCGCTGGAAGTGGCGAAGCAGGGCATCACGGTGAACGCGGTCTGCCCGGGCTACACCGACACCCCGCTGCTCGGCGGCGCGGTGGACAACATCGTCGCCAAGACCGGTCGCAGCAGCGACGACGCCAAGACCACGCTGGCCGCCAGCAATCCGCAGGGTCGCCTCGTGCAGCCGGAGGACGTCGCCCGCACCGTCGGCTGGCTGTGCCTGCCGGGGTCGGATGCGATACACGGGCAGTCGATTCCCGTCGCCGGTGGCGAGGTGATGGCCGGCTAA